One Methylosinus sp. LW4 genomic region harbors:
- a CDS encoding SPFH domain-containing protein: MFPLDYPLTPFWQTSLLVAGAVGLLLLLALVGGAVRYIPNDRLGVLEKLWSFHGSVGEGFIALKGEAGFQPDALRGGFHFFVPFQYRVHRVPLVSIPQGQIGYVYARDGAALAPEQTLASNEKASDFEDVRGFLVQGGQKGPQRKILREGVYAINLAQFVVLTAARNYAVTLASNDDELFARTAAIIGARHGFEPIVIKDEQDVLGVVTVHDGPALREGEIIAPSVGGEASDPSFHNNFQNPEAFLRAGGFRGRQHQVLVDGSYYINRLFATVELVPKTIVDVGTVGVVVSYTGASGVDISGDDYRHGELVAPGCRGVWSKPLLPGKYAFNTYAGKIIAVPTTNFVLKWTAESTGPHRLDENLSEIALITKDAFEPLMPLSVVVHIDYMKAPLVVQRFGDVKRLVEQTLDPMVSAYFKNIGQTKTLIQLLQERSDIQSRSSEEMRAKFAAYSLDLQEVLIGTPRADKERGSSAIESILAQLRERQIAVEKVETYRLQEAAAAQERSLREKQALAEQQANITASSLAIQLRENEGKARLAQTRQEAETIQVTAKANAERARVEGQGEADRIRAIGFADAEKIKAVGLAQAEATEKQVAAYGGPEYQLNSTVLLRFAEAIENGKLPLVPGIVVGGGDGCANGGGLVEMLLAMLVAEKGEARKGLPPA; this comes from the coding sequence ATGTTTCCCCTCGATTATCCTCTGACGCCGTTCTGGCAGACGAGCCTTCTCGTCGCTGGAGCGGTCGGATTGCTGCTGCTTCTCGCGCTCGTCGGCGGCGCCGTTCGCTATATTCCGAATGATCGGCTCGGCGTTTTGGAGAAGCTGTGGAGCTTTCACGGCTCGGTCGGCGAAGGCTTCATCGCGCTGAAAGGCGAAGCGGGCTTTCAGCCCGACGCGCTGCGCGGCGGCTTTCATTTCTTCGTCCCCTTCCAATATCGCGTGCATCGCGTGCCGCTGGTCTCCATTCCGCAGGGACAGATCGGCTATGTCTATGCGCGCGACGGCGCCGCGCTCGCGCCGGAGCAGACGCTCGCGTCCAATGAGAAGGCGTCCGATTTCGAGGATGTGCGCGGCTTTCTCGTGCAGGGCGGGCAGAAGGGGCCGCAGCGCAAGATTTTGCGCGAGGGCGTCTACGCCATCAATCTCGCGCAATTCGTCGTGCTGACCGCGGCGCGCAATTACGCGGTGACGCTGGCGTCCAACGACGATGAGCTGTTCGCGCGCACGGCGGCGATCATCGGCGCGCGCCACGGCTTCGAGCCCATCGTCATCAAGGACGAGCAGGATGTGCTCGGCGTCGTCACCGTGCATGACGGTCCGGCGCTGCGCGAGGGCGAGATCATCGCGCCTTCGGTCGGCGGCGAGGCCTCCGATCCGAGCTTTCACAACAACTTCCAAAATCCTGAAGCCTTCTTGCGCGCCGGCGGCTTTCGCGGGCGTCAGCATCAGGTGCTCGTCGACGGCAGCTATTACATCAATCGCCTGTTCGCGACGGTAGAGCTCGTCCCGAAGACGATCGTCGACGTCGGCACGGTCGGCGTCGTCGTGTCCTATACGGGCGCGAGCGGCGTCGATATTTCGGGCGACGATTATCGCCATGGCGAATTGGTCGCGCCCGGCTGTCGCGGCGTGTGGAGCAAGCCGCTGCTGCCCGGCAAATACGCCTTCAACACTTACGCCGGAAAAATCATCGCGGTGCCGACGACGAATTTTGTTTTAAAATGGACGGCGGAATCGACCGGCCCGCATCGTCTCGATGAAAATCTCTCGGAGATCGCGCTCATCACCAAGGACGCCTTCGAGCCTTTGATGCCGCTCTCCGTCGTCGTCCATATCGACTATATGAAAGCGCCGCTGGTGGTGCAGCGTTTCGGCGACGTCAAGCGGCTCGTCGAGCAGACGCTCGATCCCATGGTCTCGGCCTATTTCAAAAATATCGGCCAGACCAAGACGCTCATCCAATTGCTGCAGGAGCGCAGCGACATTCAGAGCCGCTCCAGCGAGGAGATGCGCGCCAAATTCGCCGCCTATAGCCTCGATCTGCAAGAGGTGCTGATCGGAACGCCGCGCGCCGACAAGGAGCGCGGATCATCGGCGATCGAGTCGATATTGGCGCAGCTGCGCGAGCGGCAGATCGCGGTGGAGAAGGTGGAGACCTATCGGCTGCAGGAGGCCGCCGCGGCGCAGGAGAGGAGCCTGCGCGAGAAGCAGGCGCTCGCCGAGCAGCAGGCCAATATCACGGCCTCGTCGCTCGCCATTCAATTGCGCGAGAACGAAGGCAAGGCGCGCCTCGCGCAGACGCGCCAGGAGGCGGAGACGATCCAGGTGACGGCGAAAGCCAACGCCGAGCGCGCCCGCGTCGAAGGACAGGGCGAGGCGGATCGCATTCGCGCCATCGGCTTCGCCGACGCCGAGAAGATCAAGGCCGTAGGCCTCGCGCAGGCGGAGGCGACGGAAAAGCAGGTCGCCGCCTATGGCGGCCCGGAGTATCAGCTCAACTCGACCGTGCTGCTGCGCTTCGCCGAGGCGATCGAGAATGGCAAGCTGCCGCTCGTTCCCGGCATTGTCGTCGGCGGCGGCGATGGCTGCGCCAATGGCGGCGGGCTCGTCGAGATGCTGCTCGCCATGCTGGTCGCCGAGAAGGGAGAGGCGCGAAAGGGGCTTCCCCCGGCGTAA
- the gltX gene encoding glutamate--tRNA ligase: MSQVVTRFAPSPTGFLHIGSARTALFSWLYAKRHGGRFLLRIEDTDRERSTQAAVDAIFDGMRWLGLDWDGDAVFQFARAPRHREIAEELLAKGKAYRCYASAQELEEMRERARAEGRPPRYDGRWRDRDPSEAPAGVAPVIRLKTPQEGETVIEDAVQGRVVFPNKDIDDFVLLRSDGAPTYMLAVVVDDHDMGVTQIIRGDDHLTNAARQKHIYDALGWEAPKLAHIPLIHGPDGAKLSKRHGALGVDAYRGMGYLPAALRNYLLRLGWSQGDREFFSTAEMIEAFDLESIHRSPARFDFVKLENMNGHYLRSSEDSELLEALIATLPYLEGGAALAAKLDDKRKAQLAAAMPGLKARAKTLNELVDGSGFLFAERPLALDAKAAALLSPTAKAHLAALTEKLAALEEWSAAATENIVRETAAAQGVKLGDLAQPLRAALTGRTTSPGIFDVLAILGKEESLARLRDQAAQLA; this comes from the coding sequence ATGTCCCAGGTCGTCACGCGCTTCGCCCCCTCGCCCACCGGCTTCCTCCATATCGGCAGCGCGCGCACGGCGCTGTTCAGCTGGCTCTACGCCAAGCGCCATGGCGGGCGCTTTCTGCTGCGCATAGAAGACACGGATCGCGAGCGCTCCACCCAGGCGGCCGTCGACGCTATTTTCGATGGAATGCGCTGGCTCGGGCTCGATTGGGACGGCGACGCCGTATTTCAATTCGCGCGCGCGCCGCGTCATCGCGAGATCGCCGAGGAGCTGCTCGCCAAAGGCAAGGCCTATCGCTGCTACGCCAGCGCGCAGGAGCTGGAGGAGATGCGCGAGAGGGCGCGCGCCGAGGGCCGTCCGCCGCGCTATGACGGGCGCTGGCGCGACCGCGATCCGTCCGAGGCGCCGGCGGGCGTCGCGCCGGTCATTCGGCTGAAGACTCCGCAAGAGGGCGAGACGGTGATCGAGGACGCCGTGCAGGGCCGCGTCGTCTTCCCCAACAAGGATATCGACGATTTCGTGCTGCTGCGCTCCGATGGCGCGCCGACCTATATGCTCGCCGTCGTCGTCGACGATCACGATATGGGCGTGACGCAGATCATCCGCGGCGACGATCATCTCACCAACGCCGCGCGGCAAAAGCACATCTATGACGCGCTGGGATGGGAGGCTCCCAAGCTCGCCCATATTCCGCTCATTCACGGGCCGGACGGCGCCAAGCTGTCGAAGCGCCATGGCGCGCTCGGCGTGGACGCCTATCGCGGCATGGGCTATCTGCCGGCGGCGCTGCGCAATTATCTTTTGCGCCTCGGCTGGAGCCAGGGCGACCGCGAGTTTTTCTCGACCGCGGAGATGATCGAGGCTTTCGATCTCGAGAGCATTCATCGCTCGCCGGCGCGCTTCGATTTCGTGAAGCTCGAGAATATGAACGGCCATTATCTGCGCAGCAGCGAGGATTCCGAGCTGCTCGAGGCGCTGATCGCCACTCTGCCTTATCTCGAGGGCGGCGCGGCGCTCGCCGCCAAGCTCGACGACAAGCGCAAGGCGCAGCTCGCCGCGGCCATGCCCGGCCTCAAGGCGCGCGCCAAGACGCTCAATGAGCTGGTCGACGGATCGGGCTTCCTCTTCGCCGAGCGGCCGCTGGCGCTGGACGCCAAGGCCGCCGCGCTGCTGTCGCCGACGGCGAAGGCGCATCTCGCCGCGCTGACGGAAAAGCTGGCCGCGCTCGAGGAGTGGAGCGCCGCCGCGACCGAGAATATCGTGCGCGAGACGGCGGCGGCGCAAGGCGTGAAGCTCGGCGATCTGGCGCAGCCATTGCGCGCCGCGCTCACCGGGCGCACCACCTCCCCCGGCATTTTCGACGTGCTGGCCATCCTCGGCAAGGAAGAGAGCCTCGCCCGCCTGCGCGACCAGGCGGCGCAACTCGCTTGA
- a CDS encoding cytochrome c biogenesis CcdA family protein → MTLDLAGASLAFLAGLFSTLSPCVLPLLPIILGAAGSEHKLGPAALALGVASSFVAIGLFLALLGFGAGIDGDSLRFGAALLMVALGVLLAAPALQVRIAAAGGPLADWIERRFSGFSTHGLRGQLALGLLLGAVWSPCAGPTLGAASLLAAQGQNLGQVGLVMAFFGLGAGLPLIALGAVSRSVSMRLRNSLLVGGKWGKGALGAALASIGLLIATGLDKPLEAALVSASPEWLTGLTTRF, encoded by the coding sequence ATGACGCTCGATCTCGCGGGAGCGAGCCTCGCCTTTCTGGCGGGGCTCTTTTCCACCCTCTCGCCTTGCGTGCTGCCGCTGCTGCCGATCATTCTCGGCGCAGCGGGCTCCGAGCACAAGCTCGGGCCGGCGGCGCTGGCGCTCGGCGTCGCCAGCTCCTTCGTCGCCATCGGCCTGTTTCTGGCGCTCCTCGGCTTCGGGGCCGGCATAGATGGCGACAGCCTGCGCTTCGGCGCGGCGCTGCTGATGGTGGCGCTGGGCGTGCTGCTGGCGGCGCCGGCTCTGCAAGTGAGGATCGCCGCCGCCGGCGGTCCGCTCGCCGATTGGATCGAGCGCCGCTTCTCCGGCTTCTCGACCCATGGGCTGCGCGGCCAATTGGCGCTCGGCCTGCTGCTCGGCGCGGTGTGGAGCCCCTGCGCCGGGCCGACGCTCGGCGCGGCCTCGCTGCTCGCCGCGCAGGGCCAGAATCTCGGCCAGGTCGGGCTGGTGATGGCGTTCTTCGGCCTCGGGGCGGGCCTGCCCTTGATCGCACTCGGCGCCGTCTCGCGGAGCGTTTCGATGCGGCTGCGGAATTCGCTGCTCGTGGGCGGCAAATGGGGCAAGGGCGCGCTCGGCGCGGCGCTCGCCTCCATCGGCTTGTTGATCGCCACCGGGCTGGACAAGCCGCTGGAGGCGGCGCTGGTCTCCGCCTCGCCGGAATGGCTGACCGGCCTGACGACGCGTTTTTGA
- a CDS encoding thioredoxin family protein has product MTLRFASVLFSAALLATPLFAAEKHAFTPQGFEAAQTAGKPILVEIHAPWCPTCKAQQPILEKLEKDAKFDALQVFHVDFDSQKDAVRDFHATTQSTLIVFKGKSETGRSVGDTGAASIAALLDKAL; this is encoded by the coding sequence ATGACGCTTCGCTTCGCTTCCGTGCTTTTCTCCGCCGCGCTCCTCGCCACGCCGCTTTTTGCCGCCGAGAAGCACGCCTTCACGCCGCAAGGCTTCGAGGCGGCGCAGACCGCCGGCAAGCCTATTCTCGTCGAGATTCACGCGCCTTGGTGCCCCACCTGCAAGGCGCAGCAGCCGATCCTCGAAAAGCTCGAGAAGGACGCCAAATTCGACGCTCTGCAGGTGTTCCATGTCGATTTCGACAGCCAGAAGGACGCGGTGCGCGATTTCCACGCGACGACGCAGAGCACGCTGATCGTCTTCAAAGGCAAGAGCGAGACCGGCCGCTCGGTCGGCGACACCGGCGCCGCCTCCATCGCCGCTCTGCTCGACAAAGCGTTGTGA
- a CDS encoding citrate synthase produces MTKKEASFHTGEKTVSLPIMEGTIGPSVADIRKLYGDTGMFTYDPGFTSTASCESKITYIDGDEGILLYRGYPIDQLAEHGDFLETCYLLLYGELPTATQKADFDYRITRHTMVHEQMARFFQGFRRDAHPMAVMVASVGALSAFYHDSTNIADPVERMVASTRMIAKLPTLAAMAYKYSIGQPFVYPKNDLDYTSNFLRMCFAVPCEEYKVNPVMSRALDRFFMLHADHEQNASTSTVRLAGSSGANPFACVAAGIASLWGPAHGGANEAVLKMLAEIGTPDRIPIYIAKAKDKNDPFRLMGFGHRVYKNYDPRAKIMQRTTREVLAELGVKDDLLDVAIELERIALHDEYFIEKKLYPNIDFYSGITLKAMGLPTTMFTVLFAVARTVGWIAQWKEMIEDPGSKIGRPRQLYTGEKQRDYLPMSKR; encoded by the coding sequence ATGACGAAAAAAGAAGCGTCCTTTCACACCGGCGAGAAAACCGTGAGCCTGCCGATCATGGAGGGAACGATCGGCCCCAGCGTCGCCGACATCCGCAAGCTCTACGGCGATACGGGCATGTTCACCTACGACCCTGGCTTCACCTCCACGGCGAGCTGCGAGTCGAAAATCACCTATATCGACGGCGATGAGGGCATTCTCCTCTATCGCGGCTATCCGATCGACCAGCTCGCCGAGCACGGCGACTTTCTCGAGACCTGCTATCTGCTGCTCTACGGCGAATTGCCGACGGCGACGCAAAAGGCCGATTTCGACTATCGCATCACGCGCCATACGATGGTGCATGAGCAGATGGCGCGCTTCTTCCAGGGCTTCCGCCGCGACGCGCATCCGATGGCGGTCATGGTCGCGTCGGTGGGCGCGCTCTCGGCCTTCTATCACGACTCGACGAATATCGCCGATCCGGTCGAGCGCATGGTCGCCTCGACGCGCATGATCGCGAAGCTGCCGACGCTCGCGGCCATGGCCTATAAATATTCGATCGGCCAGCCCTTCGTCTATCCGAAGAACGATCTCGACTATACATCGAACTTCCTGCGCATGTGCTTCGCCGTTCCTTGCGAGGAATATAAGGTCAATCCGGTGATGTCGCGGGCGCTCGACCGCTTCTTCATGCTGCATGCCGACCACGAGCAGAACGCCTCCACCTCCACCGTGCGCCTCGCCGGCTCCTCCGGCGCCAATCCCTTCGCATGCGTCGCGGCGGGCATCGCCTCGCTGTGGGGACCGGCGCATGGCGGCGCCAATGAGGCGGTGCTGAAGATGCTCGCCGAGATCGGCACGCCGGACCGCATTCCGATCTATATCGCCAAGGCCAAGGATAAAAACGACCCGTTCCGCCTGATGGGCTTCGGCCATCGCGTCTACAAGAACTACGACCCGCGCGCGAAGATCATGCAGCGCACGACGCGCGAGGTGCTGGCCGAGCTCGGCGTCAAGGACGATCTCCTCGATGTGGCGATCGAGCTGGAGCGCATCGCTCTGCACGACGAATATTTCATCGAGAAGAAGCTCTATCCGAACATCGACTTCTATTCCGGCATCACGCTGAAGGCGATGGGCCTGCCGACCACGATGTTCACCGTGCTCTTCGCTGTGGCGCGCACGGTCGGCTGGATCGCCCAGTGGAAGGAGATGATCGAGGATCCGGGCTCCAAGATCGGCCGCCCGCGCCAGCTCTACACGGGCGAGAAGCAGCGCGACTATCTGCCCATGTCGAAGCGCTGA
- a CDS encoding PAN domain-containing protein yields MGAVNDVARREASAPDARRSWDEVEAQYREECATMLRDARRHYEQRAAREQTTVENVLAAFARDFDAWLDRERRGISSPKPNLSTLFEIWLERGARRLEPPSAASASPEADARSQELEQRLDEGARHIQRLEERLAEAQRRAAQRAAETAAAIAAAPPPPRRRGRALLVTALVLFAALIGGAQWARRSEAAPPELRAALAHLDASASELETRARATLGDLAASRAREEALAALLREDKAYVIARAIDADPELARAKISPFPPSSPAPIALAPSEPPAKEAISAATQIAPRAETPAPEATTALAPEEEPERLPPAVIGPQKPTAFRGFDNRDLTGPTLATLRKLDQPACVAACRGRADCRAYAFDRWNRTCRLKSAAVAFALNPRMTSGLREDIRIPRAPSGALAMERYPSKAFPGAGYKTASAEGPDACEAACREEDACVAFTFRLDESACHLFKSTGEYFSNELADSGGKRQE; encoded by the coding sequence ATGGGTGCTGTGAACGATGTGGCGCGGCGCGAGGCGAGCGCTCCCGACGCGCGACGTTCATGGGACGAGGTCGAGGCGCAATATCGCGAGGAATGCGCGACGATGCTGCGCGACGCGCGCCGTCATTACGAGCAGCGCGCCGCGCGCGAGCAGACGACGGTCGAGAATGTGCTCGCCGCTTTCGCCCGCGATTTCGACGCCTGGCTCGATCGCGAGCGGCGCGGAATTTCCTCGCCCAAGCCGAACCTCTCCACTCTGTTCGAGATCTGGCTGGAGCGCGGCGCGCGGCGGCTGGAGCCGCCGAGCGCCGCGAGCGCGAGCCCGGAAGCCGATGCGCGATCGCAGGAGCTGGAGCAGCGTCTCGACGAAGGCGCCCGCCATATTCAGCGATTGGAGGAGCGCCTCGCCGAGGCGCAGCGGCGCGCGGCGCAGCGAGCGGCGGAAACGGCCGCCGCCATCGCAGCCGCGCCGCCGCCGCCGCGCCGCCGAGGGCGCGCCCTTCTCGTCACAGCGCTCGTCCTTTTCGCCGCCCTCATCGGCGGCGCGCAATGGGCGCGGCGTTCCGAGGCTGCGCCGCCCGAGCTGCGCGCTGCGCTCGCGCATCTCGATGCTTCCGCGAGCGAGCTGGAGACGCGCGCCCGCGCGACGCTCGGCGATCTCGCGGCGAGCCGGGCGCGCGAGGAGGCGCTCGCGGCGCTGCTGCGCGAGGACAAGGCCTATGTGATCGCGCGCGCGATCGACGCCGATCCCGAGCTCGCGCGCGCGAAGATATCCCCCTTCCCGCCGAGCAGCCCGGCGCCTATCGCGCTAGCGCCGTCCGAGCCGCCGGCGAAAGAGGCGATCTCCGCTGCGACTCAGATCGCGCCGCGAGCGGAGACGCCAGCGCCGGAGGCGACGACAGCGCTCGCGCCGGAGGAGGAGCCGGAGCGGCTTCCGCCCGCCGTCATCGGCCCGCAAAAGCCGACGGCCTTTCGCGGCTTCGACAATCGCGACCTCACGGGGCCGACGCTCGCCACTCTGCGCAAGCTCGATCAGCCCGCCTGCGTCGCCGCCTGCCGCGGCCGCGCCGATTGCCGGGCCTATGCCTTCGATCGCTGGAATCGCACCTGCCGCCTCAAATCCGCGGCCGTCGCTTTCGCGCTCAATCCGCGCATGACCAGCGGCCTGCGCGAGGACATTCGCATTCCGCGCGCGCCCTCCGGCGCGCTCGCCATGGAGCGCTACCCGTCCAAGGCCTTCCCCGGCGCCGGCTATAAGACGGCCTCCGCCGAAGGTCCCGACGCCTGCGAGGCGGCCTGCCGCGAGGAGGACGCCTGCGTCGCTTTCACCTTCCGTCTCGACGAGAGCGCCTGTCATCTGTTCAAATCGACTGGAGAATATTTTTCCAATGAGCTGGCCGACAGCGGCGGCAAGCGTCAAGAATAG